CTCTTCCCTGGCGGGTACGCAAAAGCTGGGCAACTTGATTGTCTTCTGGGACGATAACCGCATCTCTATTGAGGACGATACGAATATTGCTTTCAACGAAGACGTGGTCGCCCGCTACGAGGCCTACGGCTGGCACGTCCAAACGGTCGAATCCGGCGAAGACGTCGTAGCCATTGAGGAGGCCGTCAAGGCCGCACAGGCAGAGACCGAGCGCCCTTCCTTCATCCGCGTGAAGACCGTCATCGGCTACCCGGCCCCGAATAAGATGAATACCGGCGGAGTTCATGGCGCTGCGCTGGGCGATGACGAAGTTGCTGCCACCAAGGAGGTCTTGGGCTTCGATCCGGAGCGCAGCTTCCACATCGACGACGAGGTCATCGCACACACCCGCAAGCTGCGCGAGCGCGGCGCCGAGAAGCACGCCGCGTGGCAGAAGAAGTTCGACGAATGGGCTGCATCTAATCCGGAGAACAAGGCACTCTTTGACCGCATGCAGGCGCGCGAATTGCCGCAAGATTTCGACGCTGAATTGCCGGTGTGGGAACCGGGTGAATCTTTGGCCACCCGCAAGGCCTCTGAGGCCACCATCCAAGCCTTGGCCGCTTCCCTTCCTGAGATGTGGGGTGGCTCTGCTGACCTTGCCGGCTCCAATAACACCGTGATTAAGGGCGCGGACTCCTTCGGCCCCGCAGCCATTACCACCGATATGTGGTCGGCTCAGCCGTATGGCCGCAACCTCCACTTCGGCATTCGCGAGCACGCGATGTCTGCGATCATGAACGGTATTGCTCTGCACGGCAATACCCGCGTTTACGGCGGCACCTTCCTTATTTTCTCCGAGTACCAGTACCCGGCTGTCCGCCTGGGCTCGTTGATGTCTACCGATACCTACTATGTCTGGACCCACGACTCCATCGGCTTGGGCGAGGATGGCCCAACCCACCAGCCGGTAGAGACCCTTTCTGCCCTTCGCGCAATCCCGAACCTGTCCGTTATTCGCCCGGCCGATGCCAACGAAACCGCTCAGGCTTGGGCCGCAGCGCTCGAGTACAAGGCCGCGCCAAAGGGCCTGGCACTGAGCCGCCAGGGACTGCCGGTACTGGAAGGCACCAAGGAAAAGGCACATGATGGCGTGCGCCGCGGCGCTTATGTTCTGGTGGAAGAGTCCAAGGAAACGCCAGACGTGATCCTCCTCGCTACCGGTTCTGAGGTGCAGCTTGCCGTCGCCGCCGCTAAAGAACTGGAGGCCGCTGGAACAGCCGCCCGCGTTGTCTCCGCACCGTGCCTTGAGTGGTTTGATGAGCAGGATGACGCATACCGCGAATCCGTGCTGCCTAGCGAAGTACAGGCCCGCGTGTCCATCGAAGCCGGCATCGCTATGCCGTGGCACAAGTACACCGGTTCTTTCGGCCGGACCATTTCCATCGAGCACTACGGCGCCTCTGCTCCTGCGGGCGAACTCTTTGAGAAATTTGGCTTCACCACTGCAGCGATTGTTGAAGCGGCGCAGGAATCGCTCGCTGCCGCGCAGAAGTAAACCTCCAGGACTGGATAAGGAGTAATCATGAACCACATTTCCGAACTTGCCCAGCTGGGAACCTCAACCTGGCTCGATGACCTTTCTCGCGAGCGCCTAGTCTCGGGCAATCTCAAGGAGATAATTTCCGCTAAGTCCATCGTGGGAGTTACCACCAACCCGGCGATCTTCGCCGCGGCGATGACCAACGGCACCGCCTACGACGCCGAGCTTTCCACGTTGAAGGAGACCAAGGCCACCGCCGATGAAGCGGTGTACGCATTGGCCATCGAGGACGTAAAGAATGCCTGCGACCTCTTTGCGGATATCTACTCCTCTACTAACGGCGCAGATGGCCGCGTGTCCATCGAGGTCGACCCACGCATTTCTGATGACGCGACAGCCACCCTTGAACAGGCGCGTGAGCTGTGGTCCAAGGTTGATCGTCCCAACGTGATGATTAAGATTCCGGCCACGACCGGCTCCCTTCCGGCCATCAAAGATGCCCTGGCGGAGGGAATCAGCGTCAACGTCACCCTTATTTTCTCCGTGGATCGCTACCGCGATGTCATAGAGGCTTTCCGGACCGGACTCAAGCGTGCCGCCGAAGCAGGCAAGGACGTCTCCACCATTCACTCCGTGGCTTCCTTCTTTGTTTCCCGTTTGGATACCGAAGTAGATAAGCGTTTGGAAGCCATTGGCAGCGAGATTGCTCTGGCACTGCGGGGTAAGGCGGGCGTCGCCAATGCACAGCGCGCCTATGCCCTCTTCCAGGACGCCTTGCTTAACGACGCCGATTTGCCCGAGGGAGCCCACCTCCAGCGTCCACTGTGGGCATCTACTGGTGTAAAGAATCCGGAGTACCCAGCCACTTTGTACGTATCGGAGCTGGCTGGCCCGCATACGGTCAACACCATGCCGGAAAAGACCATCGATGCGGTTCTCTCCGAGGGTAACCTCCACGGCGATGCCCTGTCTGATAGCCGCGAGGCCGCAGAAGGCGTCTTTGCCCAGCTAGAAGAGGTCGGCATTGATTTCGATGATGTCTTTGCAGTGCTGGAGCGCGAGGGCGTAGATAAGTTTGTCGCCGCGTGGGAGGAACTGCTTGCTTCCATTGAGGAGCGACTCGCGTAAACTAGCCGTGTGACTTGTGCCCCGCCGAGAATTCGGCGGGGCATTCTGCCGCTAGAATATTAGCGAGCTTAAAGCCCATAAACTCAGGAAGGATTCTTCGTGACCGACTCAGCCGCTTGGGTCAACCCCTTGCGCAATGCCAGCGACAAGCGATTGCCGCGAATCGCAGGACCCGCGGGCATGGTCATCTTCGGCGTTACCGGTGACCTGGCATATAAAAAGCTACTGCCCGCAATCTACGACCTAGCAAGCCGTGGACTCCTACCCGCTGGCTTTACCCTTGTGGGTTATGGTCGCCGTGACTGGGACAAGGTCGCATTCTGTGACTACGTTCGCTCAGCCGTCATCGCTGGCTCACGTACCGAGTTCAATGAAGATGTCTGGCAGCATCTATCCCAGGGCATCGAATTTGTGCAAGGCTCTTTCGACGATGCTGGATTCGATCGCCTCTCGGCGCGTTTGGGCGAGCTAGATCGCGAGCGCGGCACCGGCAGCAACTGGGCATACTACCTTTCGGTTCCACCGGAATTCTTCTCCAATATCTGCCACCAGCTGGAGCGGGTGGGCATGGCCAACTCCGTCGAGGACTCTTGGCGCCGAGTAATCATTGAAAAGCCTTTCGGCCACGATCAAGAGTCTGCCCGCAAGCTCAATGAGATTGTCAACGCCGTCTTTCCCGAGTCCGCGGTGTTCCGCATTGACCATTATTTGGGCAAGGAGACGGTGCAAAACATCATGGCTTTGCGCTTTGCCAATCAAATTTTTGAGCCCATGTGGAACGCCCACTACATCGATCACGTCCAAATCACCATGGCCGAAGATATTGGCTTGGGCGGCCGCGCTGGCTATTATGACGGCATCGGTGCGGCTCGCGACGTCATCCAGAACCACCTGCTGCAGCTTTTGGCTCTGGTTGCGATGGAAGAACCCTCCTCCTTCGAGCCTGAGGCCCTGCAGGCAGAAAAGGTCAAGGTGCTGCGCGCTACCCACGCCGTGCACCCACTCAATAAAACAACTGCTCGCGGCCAGTACTCCGCCGGCTGGCAAGGCTCCGAGTTTGTCAAGGGCTTGCGCGAAGAAGAAGGCTTCGATCCGGAGTCCACGACGGAGACCTATGCAGCCTGCACCTTGGAAGTAAACTCCCGCCGCTGGGGAGGAGTACCCTTCTACCTGCGCACGGGCAAGCGCTTGGGCCGCCGCGTGACCGAGATTGCGCTGGTGTTCAAGGCAGCGCCAAATCAACCATTCGTTGACGGCCAGACCGATGCGCTGGGCCGAAACGCAGTGGTTATCCGCGTACAACCGGATGAAGGTGTCACCATGCGCTTTGGTTCCAAGGTGCCCGGCTCCACCATGGAGGTCCGCGACGTCAATATGGACTTTGCTTATGCCGAGGCCTTTACCGAGGAATCTCCGGAAGCATACGAGCGCTTGATTTTGGATGCCCTCCTCGATGAGTCCTCGCTCTTCCCCACTAACGAAGAGGTAGAACTTTCCTGGTCGATTTTGGATCCCATCATCGATTACTGGGCCGAAGCAGGCCAGCCGGAGGAATACCGTGCTGGCACGTGGGGCCCGGAATCCGCCGATAGAATGTTGCGCCGCCGGGGCCACTCCTGGCGCCGCCCATAGGAGGGACGCAGACAATGATTATTCCATTGCCCAACACCACTACGCGTGAAATCTCCAAAAAGCTAGTAGAGGCCCAGGAGCATTACACCCTTACTACCGGCCGAGTACTCACCCTAATCGTGGCTGCCCGCGAGGACGATGATCTGGAAAACATCCTGGCCTCCGTGCGTGATGCCTCCCACGAGCACCCGTCGCGCGTTCTGGTCGTCGTGACGGGCGACCCGCAGGCAGATACCCACCTGGACGCGCAGCTGCGCGTGGGCGGTGAAGCGGGTGCTTCTGAGATGGTCATCATGAAGTTGCACGGCGCTTTGGCAAACCAGGACGAGGCAGTCGTTACTCCACTGCTGCTTCCCGATACCCCCTTGGTCGCCTGGTGGCCTACCTTGTGCCCGCCCGACCCAGCTTCCAGCTCGGTGGGCAAGCTGGCTCAACGCCGCATTACCAACGTTGCCCATGACGGACGCGTCACTGGCGAAGATCTGCGCACATTATCCGCCGGCTACACGCCGGGCGATTCTGATATGTCCTGGGCCGCCATCACTTTGTGGCGCGGCGTCGTGGCCTCCGCATTGGACCGCCATCCTCACGAGCCCGTGCAGTCCGTCGAGGTAGCGGGACCTGCGGGCCACCCAGCTCCAGACTTCGCGGCCGGATGGCTCCTCGATCGTTTGGCAGTGCCCGTCCACCGCACTGTCACCGACTCTCAGGAGCCGCACTTCCCAGTGACCCACTTGCGGTTTAATCGGGAAACGAGCCACGTCGACGTTGATGTCATCGACGAGCGCACGGTGCGTGTGTGCGTTCCAGGTTCTCCGGATTCCTTGGTGAGCCTTAGCAAGCGCTCCCAAGCTGAGGTTCTCTCTGAAGAATTGCGCCATCTGGATGCCGATAAGACTTATGCGCAAGCACTCCGTGCGCTCGCGCAAGTAGACTACAGTAAGCAGTAAAACGGCTTAACTCTGATTCTTTGCAAAGGATAGCGATACCTCATGGTAACTCTTCACCGCGTAAGCGATGTGGATGACCTTATCTCCCAGGCCGCGCTGAAATTCGTGGATACCGTAGCGCGTATCCAGGCCGCCGGTGGCGGGCTCCACCACGATGGGGTCGCGCGAGTTGTCCTAACCGGCGGTGGCGCTGGAATTGGCGTTCTTCACGAACTAGCTCGTTTGGATTTCGCGGCACAGCAGCAAGGCGAGAATTTTCCAGCCCAGCGCATCGATTGGTCGCGCGTTCACGTCTTTTTCGGCGACGAGCGTAATGTGCCCGTCTCTGACGCAGATTCTAATGAGGGTCAAGCACGCAGTGCCCTGCTCAATCACGTAGATATTCCGGATCAGAATATTCACGGTTTTGATCTGGGCGCGGTGTCCATGGAAGCCGCAGCGAGTGCGTATGAGCCAGAGCTAAAGGAATTCGCCCCGAACGGATTCGACCTGCATCTGCTGGGCATGGGCGAAGAGGGCCATATCAATTCCTTGTTCCCCCATTCTGAGGCGGTTCGGGAACAAGAAGAGCTAGCTGTTCCCGTCCATGACTCTCCCAAGCCGCCGAGCGAGCGCATTACCCTTACTCTTCCCGCGGTAAACAAGTCTGCTCGTATTTGGCTTCTTGTTGCAGGCGAGGCCAAGGCGGAAGCTGCCAAGCATGTCGTTGAAGGCGCTGAAGCCGAAGAATGGCCGGCTGCAGGCGTGCACGGTAAGGAGGAGACCATCCTCTTCCTTGCCGATGACGCTGCCTCCGAGCTCTAGGCACGGCTGCCTAACGCGCAGCCGAGCTGAACTTGTGGCTCGGCGCCACACAAAAAGCGCCGGTACCGCTTCCCCACCTCCAGTTCCCACAGGGAACCAAGAGGTTGGAAGCCGATACCGGCGCTTTCGCTATTCCAGCTGATAGCTTAAGCGAATGCCTGGATGAGGTTAAGGCCTACGATGCACGCAAGCCAGATAATTACCATGATCACGGTGTAACGGTCCAGGTTCTTTTCCACGACGGTCGAGCCGGAAAGGTTCGACTGCACGCCGCCGCCGAAGAGGCTGGACAGGCCGCCACCTTTGCCTTTGTGCAGCAGCACAAAGATGGACATCAAAATAGCTGCGATGACCAAGATGATTTCCAGTGCCAAGACCATGAGGATATTCCTTAGTTCTAACGTGCGCCCTGTGGGTAACTCTCGCCACCCGCTAGCGCGGAATCGTACTTTTAGGCTTCGCGTACAGCAAAGCAATCACACCGGCCCACTGTACACGATGGCGCGGGCTGGAACCATTCCAACCCGCGCCTTTGCGCAAACCTGTGACAGGTGATAACTCCTGTTAGTTCAGGGCATTAGCTGCGTTGGCCGCCAACTTGGCAAACTCCTCGCCGACCAAGGAGGCACCACCGATAAGGCCGCCGTCGACGTCAGGCTTGCTGACGATCTCTGCAACGGAATCAACCTTGACGGAACCACCGTAGAGAATGCGGATACCTGCAGCAACGTCCTCGCCTGCGAGCTCCTTTACGAGCTCACGGATGGCGGCGCAGACTTCCTGGGCATCGTCTGCGGAGGCAACTTTGCCGGTGCCAATCGCCCAAACTGGCTCGTAGGCGATAACAGTCTTGGCAAGCTGGTCTGCGCTCAGGCCAGCCAAAGAATTGCGGGTCTGGTTAACCACGTAGTCCACGTGGGTACCGGCCTCGCGTACAGCCAGCGGCTCGCCCACGCACACGATGGGGCTGATGCCATTGTCCAATGCTGCGGCTGCCTTTTCTGCAACAAGCTTATCGGTCTCGCCGTGGTACTGACGGCGCTCCGAATGGCCCACGACCACCCAGCTGCAGCCGAGCTTGGCCAGCATCTTGCCAGATACTTCACCAGTGAATGCGCCGGACTCGTGCTTAGAGATGTCCTGCGCACCGTAGGTGACCTGCAGCTTGTCGCCCTCTACCAACGTTTGGACAGTGCGGATATCAGTAAACGGGACCATGTAGGCCACGTCGACCTTCTCGTAGTAGTCCTTTGGCAGGGAGAAGGCGAACTTTTGAACGGAGCCGATGGCCTCGACGTGGTCAAGGTTCATCTTCCAGTTACCTGCAATAAGTGGGGTGCGTGCCATGAATTTTTCCTCTCTTTATGGCAAGTTGATCAGGCAGTTTTAGGCTTCCAGGACAGATACGCCCGGAAGCTCCTTGCCCTCGAGGTACTCGAGGGAGGCGCCGCCGCCGGTGGAGATATGGCTGAAGCCGTCCTCGTCCAAGCCCAGCATACGCACGGAGGCAGCGGAGTCGCCGCCACCGACGACGGAGAAGGAACCGTTGTTTGCGGTGGCGTCGATAATAGCCTGCGCTACACCACCAGTGCCCTTGGAGAAAGCTTCCATTTCGAATACGCCCATCGGGCCATTCCAGAAGACGGTCTTGGAAGAAGCAAGAACTTCTGCAAATTTTTCCACGGACTTTGGCCCAATATCCAGGGACATCCAGCCCTCTGGGATGCTATCGAGCTCGACCACCTGGGTCTCTGCATCCGCCGCGAACTTGCTTGCAGCAATCAGATCAACCGGAAGCACCAGCTTGTCACCAAAGCGCTCGAGCAGGTCCTTGCAGTTTTCGATCTGATCTTCTTGCAGCAGGGACTCTTGCACGTTGTAGCCCTTGGCAGCCAGCAGGGTGTAGCACATGCCGCCACCAATGATGACCTTGTCTGCCTTGCCGGCCAGTGCTTCAATCACGCCGAGCTTATCCGAAACCTTAGCGCCGCCGAGCACAACCACGTACGGGTGCTCCGGCTCCTTAGCTACGGTGGACAAAACCGACAGTTCCTTTTCTACGAGCTTGCCTGCGTAAGCCGGCAGGCGCTTAGCGACGTCATACACAGATGCCTGCGCACGGTGGACAACGCCAAAGCCATCGGAAACAAAAGCGCCGTTATCGGCTGCCAGAGCAACGAGCTCGTCAGCGAACTGGCCGCGCTCAGCCTCGTCCTTGGAGGTCTCACGGGGGTCGAAGCGGACGTTTTCTACCAACATCACGTCGCCATCGTTGAGGCCGTTGGCACGCTCATGCGCGTCTTCTCCGGTGACATCGCCGGCTAGGGCAACGTACTGGCCAAGTGCCTCAGACAGCGCTTCAGCTACTGGCGACAAAGAGAATTTAGCGTTTACCTCACCCTTTGGACGACCCAGGTGTGCGGAAAGAATGACCTTTGCGCCGCCCTCTACCAGTGCCTTGATGGTCGGAAGAGAAGCGTTGATGCGTCCGGGATCGGTAATGTTTCCTTCTTCATCGAGTGGAACATTGAAGTCAGAGCGGACGAGGACGTGGCGGGATTCGACGCCCTCCTTGAGGAGATCGTCAAGAGTCTGGAAAGCCATTATTTACTCCTTAATTAATTCGGACGGGTTAAAAGGCTATAGATATAAGAATACCGGCCGCGACGCAGTGCCGTTGAGACTTGCATCGAGGCCGGATCCTCATTGCTAGAGCTCTAGTTTAGAGCTTGTCTGCCACCAGGTTGGTCAGGCGAACGAGCTGGGAAGTGTAGCCCCACTCGTTGTCGTACCAGCCCAGAACCTTGACCAAGTTGCCGTTGGAAACCTTGGTCATGCCGGAGTCGAAGATGCAGCCGTGCGGGGAGGTAACAATGTCGGTGGAAACCAGTGGATCCTCGGTGTATGCGAGGGTGTCCTTGAGCTCGCCCTCAGCAGCTTCCTTCAGGGCAGCGTTGATTTCCTCAGCAGTGACGTCGCGGGAAGCGGTGAAGGTGAGGTCGGTAGCGGAGCCGGTGATAACCGGGACGCGCATTGCGTAGCCATCCAGCTTGCCGTCCAGCTCAGGCAGAACCAGGGAAACGGCCTTAGCAGCACCAGTGGAGGTAGGCACCATGTTTACTGCAGCGGCACGGGCGCGGCGCGGATCCTTGTGTGGAGCGTCCTGGATGCGCTGGTCGCCGGTGTAAGCGTGAACGGTGGTCATCAGGCCCTTTTCGATGCCGAACTCGTCATTGAGAACCTTCGCCATCGGTGCCAGGCAGTTAGTGGTGCAGGATGCTGCGGAGATGACGTTGTGGTTTGCCGGATCATAGGTGTCAGAGTTGACGCCGTAGACGAAGGTTGCGTCTACTTCCTTACCCGGAGCGGAGATAATGACCTTCTTGGCGCCAGCTTCGAGGTGAGCCTTGGCGTCGTTGCCGTTGGTGAAGCGGCCGGTGGACTCGATGACGAGGTCTACGTTGTACTCGCCCCACTTGAGCTGCTTCGGGTCCTTCTCGGCGGTTACCACGATGCGGTGACCGTTAACGGTGATGGACTCATCGTCGTGGGTAATTTCGCCATCGAAGCGGCCCAGTACGGAGTCGTACTTCAGCAGGTTAGCCAGCGTGCCGTTGTCGGTCAGGTCGTTTACTGCAACAACTTCGAGGTCGTTGTCACCCTGAGCGACTGCACGGAAAAAGTTACGGCCGATGCGGCCAAAG
This genomic stretch from Corynebacterium tuberculostearicum harbors:
- a CDS encoding phosphoglycerate kinase, whose protein sequence is MAFQTLDDLLKEGVESRHVLVRSDFNVPLDEEGNITDPGRINASLPTIKALVEGGAKVILSAHLGRPKGEVNAKFSLSPVAEALSEALGQYVALAGDVTGEDAHERANGLNDGDVMLVENVRFDPRETSKDEAERGQFADELVALAADNGAFVSDGFGVVHRAQASVYDVAKRLPAYAGKLVEKELSVLSTVAKEPEHPYVVVLGGAKVSDKLGVIEALAGKADKVIIGGGMCYTLLAAKGYNVQESLLQEDQIENCKDLLERFGDKLVLPVDLIAASKFAADAETQVVELDSIPEGWMSLDIGPKSVEKFAEVLASSKTVFWNGPMGVFEMEAFSKGTGGVAQAIIDATANNGSFSVVGGGDSAASVRMLGLDEDGFSHISTGGGASLEYLEGKELPGVSVLEA
- the tpiA gene encoding triose-phosphate isomerase, with the protein product MARTPLIAGNWKMNLDHVEAIGSVQKFAFSLPKDYYEKVDVAYMVPFTDIRTVQTLVEGDKLQVTYGAQDISKHESGAFTGEVSGKMLAKLGCSWVVVGHSERRQYHGETDKLVAEKAAAALDNGISPIVCVGEPLAVREAGTHVDYVVNQTRNSLAGLSADQLAKTVIAYEPVWAIGTGKVASADDAQEVCAAIRELVKELAGEDVAAGIRILYGGSVKVDSVAEIVSKPDVDGGLIGGASLVGEEFAKLAANAANALN
- the secG gene encoding preprotein translocase subunit SecG, whose translation is MVLALEIILVIAAILMSIFVLLHKGKGGGLSSLFGGGVQSNLSGSTVVEKNLDRYTVIMVIIWLACIVGLNLIQAFA
- the pgl gene encoding 6-phosphogluconolactonase, with the protein product MVTLHRVSDVDDLISQAALKFVDTVARIQAAGGGLHHDGVARVVLTGGGAGIGVLHELARLDFAAQQQGENFPAQRIDWSRVHVFFGDERNVPVSDADSNEGQARSALLNHVDIPDQNIHGFDLGAVSMEAAASAYEPELKEFAPNGFDLHLLGMGEEGHINSLFPHSEAVREQEELAVPVHDSPKPPSERITLTLPAVNKSARIWLLVAGEAKAEAAKHVVEGAEAEEWPAAGVHGKEETILFLADDAASEL
- the tal gene encoding transaldolase; the encoded protein is MNHISELAQLGTSTWLDDLSRERLVSGNLKEIISAKSIVGVTTNPAIFAAAMTNGTAYDAELSTLKETKATADEAVYALAIEDVKNACDLFADIYSSTNGADGRVSIEVDPRISDDATATLEQARELWSKVDRPNVMIKIPATTGSLPAIKDALAEGISVNVTLIFSVDRYRDVIEAFRTGLKRAAEAGKDVSTIHSVASFFVSRLDTEVDKRLEAIGSEIALALRGKAGVANAQRAYALFQDALLNDADLPEGAHLQRPLWASTGVKNPEYPATLYVSELAGPHTVNTMPEKTIDAVLSEGNLHGDALSDSREAAEGVFAQLEEVGIDFDDVFAVLEREGVDKFVAAWEELLASIEERLA
- the gap gene encoding type I glyceraldehyde-3-phosphate dehydrogenase, with protein sequence MTIRVGINGFGRIGRNFFRAVAQGDNDLEVVAVNDLTDNGTLANLLKYDSVLGRFDGEITHDDESITVNGHRIVVTAEKDPKQLKWGEYNVDLVIESTGRFTNGNDAKAHLEAGAKKVIISAPGKEVDATFVYGVNSDTYDPANHNVISAASCTTNCLAPMAKVLNDEFGIEKGLMTTVHAYTGDQRIQDAPHKDPRRARAAAVNMVPTSTGAAKAVSLVLPELDGKLDGYAMRVPVITGSATDLTFTASRDVTAEEINAALKEAAEGELKDTLAYTEDPLVSTDIVTSPHGCIFDSGMTKVSNGNLVKVLGWYDNEWGYTSQLVRLTNLVADKL
- a CDS encoding glucose-6-phosphate dehydrogenase assembly protein OpcA; translation: MIIPLPNTTTREISKKLVEAQEHYTLTTGRVLTLIVAAREDDDLENILASVRDASHEHPSRVLVVVTGDPQADTHLDAQLRVGGEAGASEMVIMKLHGALANQDEAVVTPLLLPDTPLVAWWPTLCPPDPASSSVGKLAQRRITNVAHDGRVTGEDLRTLSAGYTPGDSDMSWAAITLWRGVVASALDRHPHEPVQSVEVAGPAGHPAPDFAAGWLLDRLAVPVHRTVTDSQEPHFPVTHLRFNRETSHVDVDVIDERTVRVCVPGSPDSLVSLSKRSQAEVLSEELRHLDADKTYAQALRALAQVDYSKQ
- the tkt gene encoding transketolase translates to MVERRYPEDWSEFDTRAVDTVRVLAADAVQKCGSGHPGTAMSLAPLAYTLYQRVINHDPADVHWAGRDRFVLSVGHSSLTQYIQLYLGGFGLEMDDLKQLRTWGSRTPGHPEVHHTDGVEITTGPLGQGLASSVGMAMAARKERGLFDPEAPAGESPFDHYVYTIASDGDLQEGVTAEASSLAGTQKLGNLIVFWDDNRISIEDDTNIAFNEDVVARYEAYGWHVQTVESGEDVVAIEEAVKAAQAETERPSFIRVKTVIGYPAPNKMNTGGVHGAALGDDEVAATKEVLGFDPERSFHIDDEVIAHTRKLRERGAEKHAAWQKKFDEWAASNPENKALFDRMQARELPQDFDAELPVWEPGESLATRKASEATIQALAASLPEMWGGSADLAGSNNTVIKGADSFGPAAITTDMWSAQPYGRNLHFGIREHAMSAIMNGIALHGNTRVYGGTFLIFSEYQYPAVRLGSLMSTDTYYVWTHDSIGLGEDGPTHQPVETLSALRAIPNLSVIRPADANETAQAWAAALEYKAAPKGLALSRQGLPVLEGTKEKAHDGVRRGAYVLVEESKETPDVILLATGSEVQLAVAAAKELEAAGTAARVVSAPCLEWFDEQDDAYRESVLPSEVQARVSIEAGIAMPWHKYTGSFGRTISIEHYGASAPAGELFEKFGFTTAAIVEAAQESLAAAQK
- the zwf gene encoding glucose-6-phosphate dehydrogenase — its product is MTDSAAWVNPLRNASDKRLPRIAGPAGMVIFGVTGDLAYKKLLPAIYDLASRGLLPAGFTLVGYGRRDWDKVAFCDYVRSAVIAGSRTEFNEDVWQHLSQGIEFVQGSFDDAGFDRLSARLGELDRERGTGSNWAYYLSVPPEFFSNICHQLERVGMANSVEDSWRRVIIEKPFGHDQESARKLNEIVNAVFPESAVFRIDHYLGKETVQNIMALRFANQIFEPMWNAHYIDHVQITMAEDIGLGGRAGYYDGIGAARDVIQNHLLQLLALVAMEEPSSFEPEALQAEKVKVLRATHAVHPLNKTTARGQYSAGWQGSEFVKGLREEEGFDPESTTETYAACTLEVNSRRWGGVPFYLRTGKRLGRRVTEIALVFKAAPNQPFVDGQTDALGRNAVVIRVQPDEGVTMRFGSKVPGSTMEVRDVNMDFAYAEAFTEESPEAYERLILDALLDESSLFPTNEEVELSWSILDPIIDYWAEAGQPEEYRAGTWGPESADRMLRRRGHSWRRP